A single Ziziphus jujuba cultivar Dongzao chromosome 11, ASM3175591v1 DNA region contains:
- the LOC107432182 gene encoding pentatricopeptide repeat-containing protein At3g24000, mitochondrial-like produces the protein MRSRASWGFSRSIFRDSNILAQIIQNSAQAKQLNKGKELHAHLLRSGYPLCTFLTNHLLNMYSKCGELHYAMNLFEKMSQRNLVSWTAMITGFSQNIRISEALTAFSQMRISGENPTQFAFASVIKACLSVKSVELGKQMHCLALKFGFSWDIHVGTNLADMYSKCGIMSDACKFFEEMPCKDAILWTAMIDGYAKNGDCEAALLGLKKMIEEEIVIDQHVLCSTLNACAAVKAHTLGKCLHSSIVKFGFELQVVVGNALIDMYSKSGNMESASNVFGIVSECRNIVSYSSLIDGYVEIDQIEKAVSLFLELRRQGIDPNEFTFSSLIKACATQAALEQGVQLHAQVVKFNFNGDPFVSSGLVDMYGKCGLLHHSNQVFNEIGNPTEIAWNSLLSVFSQHGSGKEAVQTFDKMLRAGVKPNAITFVSLLIGCSHAGMVEEGLNYFHSMEKIYGVVPREEHYSCIIDLFGRAGRIREAENFIKSMPFEPNAFGWCSFLGACRIHGDKERGKVAAEKLMQLEPENSGAHVLLSNLYAKEQQWEDVRSLRKMMRDGNVKKLPGYSWVDAGNKTHIFGVEDWSHPQKKEIYEKLDSLLDQIQKAGYVPYTESIPFEMDDKEKEKFLHHHSERIAVAFALISVPVGKPIIVKKNIRVCLDCHSAIKFISKVVGRKIIVRDNSRFHHFADGLCSCGDYW, from the coding sequence ATGAGAAGTCGAGCTTCGTGGGGCTTTAGCAGAAGTATATTCAGGGACTCCAACATCTTGGCGCAGATCATTCAGAACTCCGCCCAAGCCAAGCAGCTGAATAAAGGAAAAGAACTCCACGCCCACCTACTACGTTCCGGCTATCCACTATGTACCTTTCTCACCAACCACCTGCTCAACATGTATTCCAAATGTGGAGAGCTCCATTATGCAATGAACCTATTTGAAAAAATGTCTCAAAGAAACCTGGTTTCCTGGACTGCAATGATTACTGGGTTTTCACAAAATATAAGAATCTCAGAAGCTTTGACAGCCTTTTCTCAAATGAGAATTTCCGGTGAGAACCCGACCCAGTTTGCATTTGCAAGTGTTATTAAAGCTTGCTTGTCTGTAAAGTCGGTTGAGTTGGGAAAGCAAATGCATTGTCTTGCTTTGAAATTTGGGTTCAGTTGGGATATACATGTGGGTACCAATTTAGCTGATATGTACTCTAAGTGCGGGATAATGAGTGATGCCTGTAAGTTCTTTGAAGAGATGCCATGTAAGGATGCAATTTTATGGACCGCAATGATTGATGGGTATGCAAAGAATGGTGATTGCGAAGCAGCTTTGTTGGGTTTGAAAAAGATGATTGAGGAAGAAATTGTGATTGATCAGCATGTTCTTTGTAGCACATTAAATGCGTGTGCAGCAGTAAAGGCTCATACTCTTGGAAAGTGCCTTCATTCCAGCATTGTGAAATTTGGATTTGAGTTGCAGGTTGTTGTGGGCAATGCCCTGATAGATATGTATTCAAAATCAGGAAACATGGAAAGCGCTTCAAATGTGTTTGGGATTGTCTCAGAGTGTAGAAATATAGTGTCTTATAGCTCCCTCATTGATGGCTATGTTGAAATTGATCAAATTGAGAAGGCTGTAAGTTTGTTCCTTGAATTGAGGAGACAGGGAATTGATCCTAATGAATTCACTTTCTCAAGCTTAATCAAAGCTTGTGCCACCCAAGCTGCACTTGAACAAGGGGTGCAGCTTCATGCTCAAGTGGTCaagtttaattttaatggaGACCCTTTCGTATCTTCAGGTCTTGTTGATATGTATGGGAAGTGTGGGTTGCTACATCACTCAAACCAAGTATTTAATGAGATAGGAAATCCGACTGAAATTGCATGGAACTCCTTATTAAGTGTGTTTTCTCAGCATGGCTCAGGGAAAGAAGCCGTGCAAACGTTTGATAAAATGTTACGTGCAGGAGTAAAACCAAATGCTATAACATTTGTTAGCCTTTTAATAGGGTGTAGCCACGCTGGAATGGTGGAGGAGGGGTTAAATTACTTTCATTCCATGGAGAAGATATATGGTGTAGTGCCTAGAGAAGAACATTACTCTtgcattattgatttatttggtcGGGCAGGAAGAATTAGAGAAgctgaaaattttataaagagcATGCCGTTTGAGCCAAATGCTTTTGGATGGTGTTCTTTTCTGGGGGCTTGCAGGATCCATGGTGATAAGGAGAGGGGCAAAGTTGCAGCTGAAAAATTGATGCAGCTTGAACCGGAAAATAGTGGAGCTCATGTTTTACTTTCAAATCTTTATGCAAAGGAACAGCAATGGGAAGATGTAAGGAGTTTAAGGAAGATGATGAGAGATGGAAACGTTAAGAAATTGCCTGGATATAGCTGGGTTGATGCTGGCAACAAAACTCACATATTTGGAGTTGAAGATTGGTCTCATccacaaaagaaagaaatatatgaAAAGCTTGATAGTCTTCTTGATCAGATACAGAAAGCTGGATATGTTCCGTATACAGAGTCTATCCCATTTGAAATGGATGATAAAGAAAAGGAGAagtttcttcatcatcataGTGAGAGGATAGCTGTTGCATTTGCTTTAATAAGCGTGCCAGTTGGGAAACCAATCATAGTGAAGAAAAATATAAGGGTGTGTTTGGATTGCCATTCTGCAATTAAGTTCATCTCTAAAGTGGTTGGACGAAAGATTATTGTTAGGGATAATAGTAGATTTCACCATTTTGCAGATGGTTTGTGTTCTTGTGGAGATTACTGGTAA
- the LOC107432158 gene encoding NDR1/HIN1-like protein 10, with protein sequence MARGCHPCTSCVCTLYGAMVIFALSFLIFWLIFLPQELKFTVTDASLTRFDYNSTGNNTLFYNMSLNITIRNPNKKVGVYFNRIQTLSHFAKKRFSMVTLTSPPFYQGHKNTTVVGAAIEGQQLLLFKKKDVDKYDRETSAGIYSIEIKLALRVKARYGKFKTRYYKPAEKISCKLKLPLLHKSINGTASSAAQFHPTRCGNVYVIIAKYDGA encoded by the coding sequence ATGGCAAGGGGCTGCCACCCTTGCACCTCCTGCGTCTGTACCCTCTACGGCGCCATGGTGATCTTCGCTCTCTCCTTTCTCATATTCTGGTTGATTTTCTTACCCCAGGAGCTCAAATTCACCGTCACCGACGCCTCCTTAACCCGGTTTGATTACAACTCCACCGGCAACAACACCCTCTTCTACAACATGTCCCTCAACATCACCATCAGAAACCCAAACAAGAAAGTCGGTGTCTACTTCAACCGGATACAAACCCTATCTCACTTTGCCAAAAAGAGGTTTTCCATGGTGACTTTGACTTCTCCACCGTTTTACCAAGGACATAAGAATACCACCGTTGTTGGTGCGGCTATTGAAGGCCAgcaattgcttttgtttaagaaaaaagatgTTGACAAGTATGATAGGGAGACGAGTGCTGGGATTTATAGTATCGAAATCAAGCTTGCTCTTAGGGTCAAAGCCAGGTACGGGAAGTTCAAGACCCGATATTACAAACCAGCTGAGAAGATTAGCTGCAAGCTCAAGCTTCCTTTGTTGCACAAGTCTATTAATGGAACTGCCTCTAGTGCTGCTCAGTTCCACCCCACGAGGTGTGGTAATGTGTATGTTATAATTGCTAAGTATGATGGAGCTTAA
- the LOC107432186 gene encoding protein ABSCISIC ACID-INSENSITIVE 5, translated as MVVPEAENMSHAEVESPLQQYDQQQPKNQPLSSLGRQSSIYSLTLDEFQHTLCESGKNFGSMNMDEFLTSIWTAEENQVINSSNFNNNDDNNNNNTNLSLSEVSTDKRIVRQPSLARQGSLTLPAPLCRKTVDEVWSEIHKGQQVQQQQRNNNDSVQNPDSAPRQPTFGEMTLEDFLVKAGVVREAAQMQQQQQQQPPPQPQQQQYGMYHSNNPAVAPGFVNRSVMGIDSAAGVSAGGGGGGGGGVVPSYQTMPQGSTAVGESSGYVANGKLNGAYQPPPPPAICYGGRVVNGGGGYPPAQPLGLPAPVSPVSSDGICTSQVDNSASQFGLDMGALRGRKRIIDGPVEKVVERRQRRMIKNRESAARSRARKQAYTVELEAELNQLREENAQLKQALAELERKRKQQHFEEMKMKVQTKGYKAKEKLRVFRRNLSCPL; from the exons ATGGTGGTTCCGGAGGCAGAAAACATGTCCCATGCAGAGGTGGAATCGCCACTACAACAATATGATCAACAACAGCCCAAAAACCAGCCATTGTCATCGCTGGGAAGGCAATCATCCATATACTCGCTCACCCTCGACGAGTTCCAGCACACACTCTGCGAGAGTGGCAAGAACTTCGGATCCATGAACATGGATGAGTTCCTCACCAGCATCTGGACAGCGGAAGAGAACCAAGTCATCAATTCCTCCAACTTCAATAACAACGAtgacaataacaacaataataccaACTTGTCATTAAGCGAAGTGTCAACGGACAAAAGGATAGTCAGGCAACCCAGCCTGGCAAGACAAGGCTCGCTCACGCTTCCCGCACCGCTTTGCAGGAAAACAGTGGACGAGGTCTGGTCCGAAATACATAAAGGACAACAGGTTCAGCAGCAGCAGAGGAATAACAATGATAGTGTTCAGAATCCCGATTCTGCCCCTCGTCAGCCTACATTCGGAGAGATGACTTTGGAAGATTTCTTGGTCAAAGCAGGGGTAGTTAGGGAAGCAGCTCAgatgcagcagcagcagcagcagcagccgcCACCGCAGCCACAGCAGCAACAGTACGGTATGTACCACAGTAACAACCCAGCTGTGGCACCCGGTTTCGTTAACAGATCCGTAATGGGGATAGACAGCGCTGCCGGTGTATCCGCcggaggtggaggtggaggtggtggCGGTGTTGTTCCTTCTTACCAAACAATGCCGCAGGGGAGTACGGCCGTCGGAGAGTCGTCGGGGTATGTGGCGAATGGTAAACTAAACGGGGCGTATCAGCCGCCGCCGCCCCCGGCAATTTGTTACGGTGGGAGAGTGGTGAATGGTGGAGGTGGGTATCCGCCGGCGCAGCCCTTGGGATTGCCGGCTCCTGTAAGTCCTGTGTCGTCGGATGGAATATGCACGAGTCAGGTTGATAACTCGGCGAGTCAATTTGGGTTGGATATGGGTGCGTTGAGAGGAAGGAAGAGGATCATTGATGGTCCGGTGGAAAAAGTGGTGGAGAGGAGGCAAAGGAGGATGATCAAGAATAGAGAGTCTGCGGCCAGGTCTAGAGCCAGAAAGCAG GCATACACAGTTGAACTAGAAGCAGAACTGAACCAATTGAGAGAGGAAAACGCTCAACTTAAACAAGCTCTG GCAGAGCTTGAGAGGAAACGTAAGCAACAG CATTTtgaggaaatgaaaatgaaagttCAAACCAAGGGATACAAGGCTAAAGAGAAACTGAGGGTGTTTAGAAGGAATTTGAGTTGCCCTTTATGA
- the LOC107432174 gene encoding cell division protein FtsZ homolog 2-2, chloroplastic, which yields MASCISTYATLSDTRNPMGVLLALRGRMAVETHLGKVGCIRMPEDKYGIVGTSLKSTLPQIKCSANSHSVSPYQSKDPFLNLHPEISMLREGNNTVNSPRKDSSGGSATENLGEASNSSNNNEAKIKVIGVGGGGSNAVNRMIESSMKGVEFWIVNTDVQAMRMSPVFHEHRLQIGQELTRGLGAGGNPEIGMNAAKESKESIEEALYGSDMVFVTAGMGGGTGTGGAPVIAGVAKSMGILTVGIVTTPFSFEGRKRAVQAQEGIAALRDNVDTLIVIPNDKLLTAVSQSTPVTEAFNLADDILRQGVRGISDIITIPGLVNVDFADVRAIMANAGSSLMGIGTATGKTRARDAALNAIQSPLLDIGIERATGIVWNITGGSDLTLYEVNAAAEVIYDLVDPTANLIFGAVIDPSISGQVSITLIATGFKRQEESEGRPLQAQGDVTLGINRRPSAFTDGGSVEIPDFLKKKGRSRYPRV from the exons ATGGCGTCTTGTATATCAACCTATGCTACACTTTCTGACACTAGAAACCCAATGGGGGTACTACTTGCACTAAGAGGAAGAATGGCAGTGGAGACTCACCTGGGAAAAGTTGGGTGTATCAGAATGCCTGAGGACAAGTATGGGATTGTGGGTACTAGCCTCAAGTCTACTTTGCCTCAGATTAAGTGTTCTGCCAACTCTCACAGTGTTAGTCCCTATCAAAGTAAAGACCCCTTTCTGAATCTGCACCCTGAGATCTCAATGCTTAGGGAGGGGAACAACACTGTGAACAGTCCTAGGAAGGATAGTTCTGGTGGGAGTGCAACTGAGAACTTAGGGGAGGCATCTAATTCAAGCAATAATAATGAAGCGAAGATCAAAGTTATTGGTGTTGGTGGTGGCGGATCCAATGCAGTTAATCGCATGATAGAGAGTTCAATGAAGGGTGTGGAGTTCTGGATTGTCAACACAGATGTTCAAGCCATGAGAATGTCGCCAGTCTTTCATGAGCACCGTTTGCAAATTGGTCAAGAGCTTACCAGGGGTCTAGGTGCCGGTGGTAACCCAGAGATTGGCATGAATGCTGCCAAAGAAAGCAAAGAATCAATAGAAGAAGCGCTTTATGGATCGGATATGGTCTTTGTTACG GCTGGAATGGGTGGAGGAACTGGGACTGGTGGGGCTCCCGTAATAGCAGGGGTTGCAAAGTCAATGGGCATATTGACCGTTGGCATTGTTACAACTCCCTTCTCTTTTGAGGGACGGAAGAGGGCAGTTCAAGCCCAGGAAGGAATTGCAGCTTTAAGAGACAATGTTGACACACTTATAGTCATTCCAAATGACAAGTTATTGACTGCAGTTTCCCAATCTACCCCAGTAACAGAAGCATTTAACCTGGCTGATGATATTCTTCGACAAGGTGTTCGTGGTATCTCTGATATAATCACG ATACCAGGGCTCGTAAATGTGGATTTTGCTGATGTACGAGCTATAATGGCTAATGCTGGTTCTTCACTGATGGGGATAGGAACAGCAACTG GGAAGACCCGGGCAAGAGATGCTGCGTTAAATGCCATCCAGTCACCTTTGCTTGATATTGGTATTGAGAGGGCTACTGGAATAGTGTGGAACATAACTGGTGGGAGTGATTTGACCCTATAcgag GTAAATGCTGCTGCAGAGGTTATATACGATCTTGTGGATCCAACTGCAAATTTGATATTTGGAGCTGTGATAGATCCATCAATCAGTGGTCaa GTCAGTATAACTCTAATTGCTACTGGATTCAAACGCCAAGAAGAAAGTGAAGGGAGGCCACTCCAG GCACAGGGAGACGTCACCCTTGGAATCAATCGGCGGCCTTCTGCTTTTACCGATGGTGGTTCAGTGGAGATTCCTGATTTCTTGAAGAAGAAAGGACGTTCCCGGTATCCAAGAGTTTGA
- the LOC107432221 gene encoding F-box/LRR-repeat protein At1g67190, protein MEHLPVEVIGNILSRLRAARDVVIASATCKKWREAWRNHLHTLSFNSNDWPVYHDLSARKLEILITQTIFQTTGLQCLSIFMDDVDEFSAAPVIAWLMYTRETLRQLHYNVKTTPNVNIIEKCGRHKLEVLALANNSITGVEPSYQRFPCLKSLSLSHVSISALELSLLLTACSKLETLALINPDIAMSDAQATMELNSLSLKDIYIEAISMDKFILEADSLENLHLKDCTLEFFELVSKGALRVLKIDDVSVIHLDIGENTENLEVVDVSSFTIMWPKFYHMISKASRLRRLRLWGVVFDDEDEVVDLETISVCFPRLSQLSLSYDLRDGVLHCGLQGSSHLENVVLLEVGWTIINDLFSEWVAGLLERCPNLKKLVIYGVVSEAKSHEECQILASFTSSIVRLMRKYIHVEVEFEYE, encoded by the coding sequence ATGGAGCATCTCCCTGTTGAAGTCATTGGTAACATACTGTCCCGGTTGAGAGCTGCCCGAGATGTGGTAATAGCATCTGCTACTTGCAAGAAATGGAGAGAGGCTTGGCGGAATCACCTGCACACCCTTTCCTTCAATTCCAATGACTGGCCTGTCTATCACGATCTTAGTGCTCGTAAATTGGAAATTCTTATAACTCAAACGATATTCCAAACCACCGGACTCCAgtgtttatcaatttttatggaCGATGTCGATGAGTTTTCAGCTGCCCCAGTGATTGCTTGGCTTATGTATACTAGGGAGACCTTGCGCCAATTACATTACAATGTGAAGACAACCCCAAATgttaatattattgagaaatgCGGTCGACATAAGCTGGAAGTGTTGGCACTCGCTAATAATTCCATAACAGGTGTTGAACCCAGTTATCAGAGATTCCCTTGTTTGAAGTCACTTTCACTGAGTCATGTTAGTATCTCCGCATTAGAGTTGAGCCTTTTGCTCACTGCATGTTCAAAACTCGAGACTTTGGCTCTTATAAATCCTGATATTGCCATGTCAGATGCACAGGCAACTATGGAACTGAACAGTCTTTCATTGAAAGATATCTATATTGAAGCAATTAGTATGGACAAGTTTATATTGGAGGCGGATAGTCTTGAGAATCTGCATTTAAAAGATTGTACTCTTGAGTTCTTTGAGCTTGTTAGTAAGGGGGCTTTGAGGGTTCTGAAGATTGATGATGTTAGTGTGATCCATCTTGATATTGGTGAGAACACTGAGAATCTTGAGGTTGTGGATGTTAGTAGCTTCACAATTATGTGGCCAAAGTTCTACCATATGATCTCAAAAGCATCAAGGTTAAGGAGGCTTCGTCTCTGGGGTGTTGTATTTGATGATGAGGATGAGGTTGTGGATTTGGAAACTATTTCCGTTTGCTTCCCTCGATTAAGCCAACTATCCTTAAGTTATGATTTAAGAGATGGAGTCCTTCATTGTGGCTTACAGGGGTCTTCTCATTTGGAGAATGTAGTTCTGTTAGAAGTTGGGTGGACTATCATTAATGATCTCTTCTCAGAATGGGTAGCCGGCCTTCTAGAAAGATGCCCAAATTTGAAGAAATTGGTCATTTATGGAGTTGTTTCAGAGGCCAAATCCCATGAAGAGTGCCAAATTCTGGCGAGCTTCACTTCATCCATTGTTCGGTTAATGagaaaatatattcatgtagagGTTGAATTTGAGTATGAATAG
- the LOC107432218 gene encoding protein BIC1, whose protein sequence is MEPQQPTQMPLQVSSQSTDRNPSRPLEDPKHHYHIHVQDGTPSPLRFHDDSDYKNDWRSTSSTSSPRPSTQSNSEENALQGLPSVSVHVGKEPGTSEASPEDSERERLKRHRREVAGRVWIPDIWGQEELLKDWIDCAAFDASLVPTGIMSARAALVEEGRRANSGRLRIVNRC, encoded by the coding sequence ATGGAACCGCAACAACCTACCCAAATGCCTCTCCAAGTTTCTTCACAATCCACTGACAGAAACCCTTCGCGGCCATTAGAGGATCCTAAACACCATTATCATATTCATGTCCAAGACGGAACCCCATCTCCCTTGAGGTTTCATGATGACAGTGATTACAAAAACGACTGGCGGAGCACCTCCTCCACGTCGTCACCTAGACCCAGTACTCAGTCGAACAGCGAAGAAAATGCATTGCAAGGCTTGCCGTCGGTTTCGGTGCATGTCGGAAAAGAACCCGGTACGTCGGAGGCTTCGCCGGAGGATAGTGAACGTGAGAGGCTGAAGAGACATAGACGCGAGGTTGCTGGAAGAGTGTGGATTCCTGATATATGGGGTCAGGAGGAACTATTGAAGGATTGGATTGATTGTGCTGCATTTGATGCTTCTTTGGTTCCTACTGGGATTATGTCTGCTCGAGCAGCTTTGgttgaagaaggaagaagagcAAACTCCGGCAGATTAAGAATAGTAAACAGGTGttga
- the LOC107432223 gene encoding germin-like protein subfamily 3 member 2, protein MHPNLSVWLVIFLLQYSSITFASDPDPIQDFCIPNPKFGSIKTIHLTILPCKNSSEATTDDFIFSGMKIPGNFSDTGLATISVNPVLFPGINTLGMSFVRADLKVGGINPPHFHPRATEIAYVVQGSVYSGFVDSTNRVFARILEQGEAMVYPRGLMHFQMNVGKKPATVFGSFNSQNPGLQRIPAAIFGSGINDELLEKAFGLSPKQIDSMRRRFEPKKSRGRE, encoded by the coding sequence atgcatccaAATCTGAGTGTTTGGCTGGTAATTTTCCTCCTCCAGTATTCTTCTATAACATTTGCTTCAGACCCTGATCCAATCCAAGATTTCTGCATCCCAAACCCAAAGTTTGGTTCCATAAAAACAATTCACTTGACCATCCTTCCATGCAAGAATTCATCGGAGGCAACCACCGATGACTTCATCTTCTCCGGCATGAAAATTCCGGGCAACTTCTCCGACACAGGCCTCGCTACAATCTCCGTGAACCCGGTTCTGTTTCCAGGGATAAACACTCTTGGCATGTCGTTTGTTCGAGCTGACCTGAAAGTGGGAGGTATAAATCCACCACATTTCCATCCCAGAGCCACAGAAATTGCATATGTAGTGCAAGGGAGTGTTTATTCGGGTTTTGTGGATTCCACCAACAGGGTTTTTGCAAGGATCTTAGAGCAAGGAGAGGCAATGGTGTATCCCCGTGGTCTGATGCACTTCCAAATGAATGTTGGAAAAAAACCTGCTACGGTTTTTGGAAGTTTCAATAGCCAAAATCCAGGATTGCAGAGAATCCCAGCTGCAATTTTTGGATCTGGGATTAATGATGAGCTCTTGGAGAAGGCATTTGGATTGAGTCCTAAGCAGATTGATTCCATGAGAAGAAGGTTTGAACCCAAAAAGTCGAGAGGTAGAGAGTGA